One genomic region from Spirulina subsalsa PCC 9445 encodes:
- a CDS encoding PAS domain S-box protein, translating to MNHSKPLDFNSSSETVEVSDCQQLRITHQACLEWDHLIATVALRIRQAVDLQEILQTTTDEVQSLLGCDRVLIYQLDSATVTVEKVADPQWSLVGCNIQDSCFRPSTGFYDDHQFSAIADLTSADLMPCYRQFLERLQVQAKLAIPLFKGSELWGLLIAHHCRSPRPWETLEIEALQQIAIQVGIAINQAALIAELQQAKRDLETEVAQRTLELGQANDQLSRQNQALQNALVGVSQLDRSGHYQQVNPAYAQICGYAPEDLIGQLWTNTVHPDDLPHLEAQYQIMLETGKVEAEARGIRPDGSVFYKQVIMMADYNHQGEIVGHRCFMKDITDRKQAEIALQSKTEELDHFFSVTADLFCIANLEGYFIRLNPQWEKTLGYPLSELLGAQFMDYVHPDDRQTTLDALSHLDQQEKILNFANRYRCQDGSYRWLEWCSVPMGDLIYAAVRDITDRQETKAQLQNLSTRLSLALQAGKIGTWDWDFSPRVIWDDRMYELFGLENLGREVVYEDWADLVHPDDRLPIATALQDALNGEQSFDMEFRVQRPDGVKLWIQSTALIQYNSQGEPVRMTGINYDITERKQAQLALQQSEAQYRTIIETTLEGVWVLDATDHTSFVNGQMATMLGYSLQQMIGQPFLSFIDSEDQPLVENYLQQRHEGMSDQHRLKFRRQDGTTLWAVVSSTPLLDSHRQYNGCIKLVTDITQLVEIQKALQISEAQLAGILNSSLDGIMAFQALRDESGQIVDFIWLLSNPMACELVGRSAEQLIGRKLLVEMPGNKTDGLFDAYVQVVESGQPFQHQFHYQHDGIDCWFENIAVKLGDGFTVTFRNITQIKQSERTLQEMNEELNQRLADLKERNQEMLILSEMSDFLQACTSVEEASQAIAYLVKPLFPNCSGHLFLTCASRNRVETIAQWGEHHHSLTEFPPKDCWGLRRGRPYPVDVKRSGPLCSHIVHREGLGMTLCIPMVAQGETLGLFYLGAESSNSLPEAKQQLARTVAEQLSLALANLNLRETLQHQSIRDPLTGLFNRRYLEEAFNQEMLRAQRHQNPIGVIMLDIDHFKQFNDNYGHDAGDFVLKTVAEVLKNSVRGSDIACRYGGEEMTLILPESSLETAQARAETIRLTINDLQLSYQGQFFHSLSASFGVATFPQHGTTATAVIQAADAALYRAKAAGRNCVIVAP from the coding sequence ATGAATCATTCAAAGCCATTGGACTTTAATTCTTCCTCAGAGACTGTGGAAGTGTCGGACTGTCAGCAACTGCGGATAACCCATCAAGCTTGCTTGGAGTGGGATCATTTGATTGCAACGGTGGCGTTGCGGATTCGTCAGGCGGTGGACTTGCAGGAGATTCTCCAGACGACAACGGATGAAGTACAGAGTTTGTTAGGGTGTGACCGTGTTTTAATCTATCAACTGGACTCGGCCACCGTTACAGTGGAGAAGGTCGCCGATCCTCAATGGTCATTAGTCGGGTGTAATATTCAAGATTCCTGTTTTAGACCCAGCACGGGCTTTTATGACGATCATCAGTTTTCTGCGATCGCCGACCTAACCAGCGCCGACCTCATGCCCTGTTATCGGCAGTTTCTAGAGCGTCTCCAAGTCCAAGCTAAATTAGCCATTCCCCTCTTTAAAGGCTCTGAACTCTGGGGTCTATTAATCGCCCATCATTGTCGCAGTCCCCGACCTTGGGAAACCCTAGAAATAGAAGCCCTACAACAAATTGCCATTCAAGTAGGCATTGCCATCAATCAAGCCGCCCTGATTGCCGAATTACAACAAGCCAAGCGAGACTTAGAAACCGAAGTCGCCCAGCGCACCTTAGAACTCGGTCAAGCCAATGACCAACTCTCCCGACAAAACCAAGCCCTGCAAAATGCCCTAGTCGGCGTTTCCCAACTCGATCGGTCGGGTCATTACCAACAAGTTAACCCAGCCTATGCCCAGATTTGTGGCTACGCACCGGAAGACCTGATCGGTCAACTTTGGACAAACACCGTTCACCCAGATGATCTGCCCCACTTAGAAGCCCAATATCAAATCATGCTAGAAACGGGCAAAGTCGAAGCAGAAGCCCGGGGGATTCGTCCCGATGGCTCCGTGTTTTATAAACAAGTGATCATGATGGCCGACTACAACCATCAGGGGGAAATCGTCGGTCATCGTTGCTTCATGAAAGATATTACGGATCGCAAACAGGCAGAAATTGCCCTGCAAAGTAAAACCGAAGAACTTGATCATTTTTTCTCCGTCACAGCCGATTTATTTTGTATCGCCAATCTAGAGGGCTATTTTATCCGCCTCAATCCTCAATGGGAAAAAACCCTCGGTTATCCCCTGTCCGAATTACTGGGGGCGCAATTTATGGACTATGTACACCCCGACGACCGCCAAACCACCCTAGACGCGCTCAGTCATTTAGACCAACAAGAGAAAATCCTAAACTTCGCTAATCGTTACCGTTGCCAAGATGGATCCTATCGTTGGTTAGAGTGGTGTTCTGTACCCATGGGCGATTTAATCTATGCCGCCGTCCGAGATATTACAGATCGTCAAGAAACCAAAGCCCAACTTCAGAATCTCTCCACCCGTCTCTCCCTTGCCCTACAAGCGGGGAAAATTGGCACTTGGGACTGGGATTTTAGTCCTCGTGTCATTTGGGATGATCGGATGTATGAACTGTTTGGGCTAGAAAACTTAGGTCGTGAAGTGGTCTATGAAGATTGGGCAGATTTAGTCCATCCCGATGATCGTCTCCCCATTGCCACCGCCCTCCAAGATGCCCTCAATGGCGAACAGTCCTTTGATATGGAATTCCGTGTCCAACGCCCGGATGGGGTGAAATTGTGGATTCAATCCACCGCCTTAATTCAATACAATAGCCAAGGGGAACCTGTGCGGATGACGGGGATTAACTACGACATCACCGAACGCAAACAGGCACAACTAGCACTTCAACAAAGTGAAGCCCAGTATCGGACGATTATTGAAACCACCTTAGAGGGAGTTTGGGTGTTGGATGCCACCGATCACACTAGCTTTGTCAATGGACAAATGGCGACCATGTTGGGCTACAGCCTACAGCAGATGATCGGACAGCCTTTTTTAAGCTTCATTGATTCCGAGGATCAGCCTTTGGTGGAAAACTATCTCCAGCAGCGCCATGAGGGGATGAGTGATCAACACCGCCTGAAGTTCCGCCGCCAAGATGGAACAACACTCTGGGCTGTGGTTTCCTCCACCCCCCTGTTAGACAGTCACCGTCAATATAACGGCTGTATCAAACTGGTGACGGATATCACCCAACTGGTAGAAATCCAGAAAGCCCTACAAATCTCTGAGGCACAATTAGCGGGAATCCTCAATAGTTCTCTCGATGGGATTATGGCTTTCCAAGCTTTGCGCGATGAATCGGGACAGATTGTAGATTTTATTTGGTTATTAAGTAATCCGATGGCTTGTGAATTGGTGGGGCGTTCTGCGGAGCAATTAATCGGTCGAAAATTATTGGTAGAAATGCCGGGGAATAAAACCGACGGTTTATTTGATGCCTATGTGCAGGTGGTGGAATCTGGGCAACCCTTCCAGCATCAATTTCATTATCAACATGATGGCATTGACTGCTGGTTTGAAAACATTGCCGTTAAACTGGGGGACGGTTTTACTGTCACCTTCCGCAATATCACTCAAATTAAGCAATCGGAAAGAACCCTGCAAGAGATGAATGAGGAGTTAAATCAACGGTTGGCGGATCTCAAAGAGCGGAATCAAGAGATGTTGATTTTGAGTGAGATGAGTGATTTTCTCCAAGCTTGTACCAGTGTGGAAGAGGCGAGTCAGGCGATCGCCTATTTAGTTAAACCTCTGTTTCCCAACTGTTCGGGTCATTTATTCCTGACCTGTGCTTCCCGTAACCGTGTGGAGACTATCGCCCAGTGGGGAGAACATCATCACTCCCTGACGGAATTTCCCCCTAAAGACTGTTGGGGACTGCGCCGAGGTCGCCCCTATCCAGTGGATGTGAAACGCTCTGGCCCTCTGTGTTCCCACATTGTTCATCGAGAGGGATTGGGGATGACGTTGTGTATTCCTATGGTGGCCCAGGGGGAAACGTTGGGGTTATTTTATCTGGGTGCAGAATCCTCTAATTCTCTCCCGGAAGCCAAGCAACAATTAGCGCGCACGGTGGCGGAACAATTGAGTTTAGCGCTGGCGAACTTGAACTTACGGGAAACCCTACAACACCAAAGTATCCGGGATCCCCTCACGGGATTATTTAATCGTCGTTATCTCGAAGAAGCCTTTAATCAGGAGATGTTGCGCGCTCAACGACATCAAAATCCCATCGGGGTGATTATGCTCGATATTGACCATTTCAAGCAGTTTAACGACAATTACGGTCACGACGCTGGGGATTTTGTTTTAAAAACTGTGGCAGAAGTTCTAAAAAATAGTGTCCGAGGCTCCGATATTGCCTGTCGTTATGGAGGGGAGGAAATGACGCTGATTTTGCCGGAATCTTCCCTAGAAACGGCTCAAGCGCGGGCTGAAACCATTCGTCTCACTATTAATGACCTACAACTGAGCTATCAAGGGCAATTTTTTCATTCCCTCAGTGCTTCTTTCGGTGTGGCTACGTTCCCCCAACACGGCACAACGGCCACGGCGGTCATTCAAGCGGCCGATGCGGCGCTGTATCGGGCGAAGGCGGCCGGGCGAAATTGTGTGATTGTTGCACCGTGA
- a CDS encoding hybrid sensor histidine kinase/response regulator: MDAEQRQKITGYFVLEAKEHLEVIEQSLQDLQSTVDDPEMIQEVYRGAHSIKGGAAMLDLESIRLTANRLEDYFKFLKNNPRPVDEGLTHLLSPIYQGLCRMIDQVEKTITLPEEFAAPVMAEIEPLFAQVTQYLESSPQTSPRGSSPLPRAVYEEDILPYLEAIASLRSATDDTAHRHQIQSFCHNLRKLGETHSCPPWVNLVETSQQAILTPQSAYSETLDCMVRDLHQAAQYWVKGQVDHIYPSSQLQTLTTPPMSSPAEENPDLEALDLDSLADLDDFFSDTSPTPTLTDHPQMSPEEPEDLGFLDEGEFADLFGDAGSDDLESLVLDEDLSPEGIDDLEALLHDSSPSQDFPSFQVTPDDSSSSAHLTGLESIEALERSLEMDLESTLTGEDALDNLDDLFGEEVELTPSDQDNLDLADDLFGTDTDLLGDSEQFLEPDLTLAEGQELDSLTDLFGEGFAFGESTPSVPTTPEPEPPLSTPAPSPVTLGEDEDFSDLLDISSESTAPERSLTGEREAAEIEGLELLESEEEDIELDAFSTLIQSTDPGFDFSDANIPSAQAVDEEFNAILSGEDTMIQDMDELEAFFSGKNAQIGMTPNYPPTPEPANPVSEPEQNEELFAELDDVEHDLEDLFGDAQDLGLSGMPESGNHGRIRELGRMGGDESLDLDDLFASAELGAEAGLEDVSGEVKGVDDLEALLSGMPEESPVEGVDDLEALLSGMPEESPVEGVDDLEALLSGMPEESPVEGVDDLEALLSGMPEESPVEGVDDLEALLSGMPEESVIVPQPQQQSKAPEATPSTASNGEISYYEPLEELADLLEQPPSALAKRLGTKKDLPLATTLAELETLLEQSPHPLEAAPPPPTTRPTSESRPETDDFSDLEELLIQTQQQAGPPGDVKRRTPATRRAKSSKVEATLKVPVRQMDNLNNLIGELVVNRNSLEGDEERLRQFLENLMHQVQNLSDVGGRMQDLYERSLLEDALLRSRREYRAQHKHEVVIPGAAPITVEHENDYDSLEMDSFTKFHELAQEMIELIVRVRESASDIQFLVDDIDQVARTLRQVTSQLQEGLTKSRMVSFGNTANRLPLAVRRIAPQLGKEATLQLEGQETLIDKMILEHLSDPLTHLVNNALTHGIESPEERRRAGKPPSGLVKVSALQQGNQTVIAVSDDGAGINSDRVKAKAIQKGLITPGQAQQLSELDVYDLLFHPGFSTKDQADNFAGRGVGLDVVRTSINEIRGSVSIDSKPGRGTTFTIRLPLTLSICKALCCISENASIAFPLDGVEDMLDLPQNNIQRNAKGQLSIKWRDTTLQYMHLSELLSFNRRLGRANLYAGRRDDNMISVVILRSTSNYVAVGVDQVLGEQEIVIKQLLGPIPKPAGIAGATVQGDGRIMAIADVLELIEIAEGRIRKDMSAGMWQTPPAIRAQEESQIQREPVVLIVDDSITVRELLSLTFAKAGYRVEQARDGQDAWEKLRSGLPCDIVFCDIEMPRVDGLELLSRLQKDEVLAELPIAMLTSRGAERHRKMAAELGACGYFTKPYLEEVLLDAAQRMMTGDVLLAGSSRKPRIKETPTLVQMPMETAGVARGTTLPATPNPHDSHPPTVLIVDDSVTVRSLLSITFEKAGYEVEQARDGKEAWDKLQGGIRPDLALLDIEMPRMDGLELLGKIQGDSELGAIPVAMLTSRGAERHRKVAAERGASGYFTKPYVEQELLQAAERIRAGEVLLPNSIRTPGRTTGGSTAPPEAPVTPPPPPETEEPSFSLEELFPPEEVPRPPSPGPVKVQHSGQPRVLIIDDSVTVRSLLSMTFEKAGYEVEQARDGQDALKKLKAGLNPDITFCDIEMPKMDGLKLLSELKNDPELSKVPVAMLTSRGARKHRQIAAERGARGYFTKPYVDDILLDAAQRMINGEILLELEP; the protein is encoded by the coding sequence ATGGATGCCGAACAACGCCAGAAAATAACCGGATACTTTGTTCTTGAAGCCAAAGAACATCTAGAGGTGATTGAACAAAGTTTACAAGACCTCCAAAGTACCGTAGATGACCCGGAAATGATTCAGGAGGTCTATCGGGGCGCGCACTCCATCAAAGGGGGAGCGGCCATGCTGGACTTGGAAAGCATTCGTCTGACAGCCAATCGATTAGAAGACTATTTTAAGTTTCTCAAAAACAATCCTCGCCCTGTTGATGAGGGCTTAACCCATTTGTTATCCCCCATTTATCAGGGATTGTGCCGGATGATTGATCAAGTTGAGAAAACAATCACCCTGCCGGAAGAATTTGCCGCCCCGGTGATGGCCGAAATAGAACCTCTATTTGCCCAAGTGACTCAGTATTTGGAGAGTTCCCCCCAAACCTCTCCTCGGGGAAGTTCCCCCTTACCCCGCGCCGTCTACGAAGAGGATATCCTGCCTTATTTGGAGGCGATCGCATCCCTACGCAGCGCCACAGACGATACCGCCCACCGTCACCAAATCCAAAGTTTCTGTCACAACCTCAGAAAACTGGGAGAAACTCATTCCTGTCCCCCTTGGGTCAACCTCGTTGAAACCAGTCAACAGGCCATTCTGACCCCCCAAAGTGCCTACAGCGAAACCCTAGATTGTATGGTGCGCGACCTGCACCAAGCGGCCCAATATTGGGTTAAAGGCCAGGTCGATCACATTTACCCCAGTTCTCAACTCCAAACCCTGACGACCCCGCCTATGTCCTCTCCTGCCGAAGAAAACCCTGATCTAGAGGCTCTTGACCTAGACAGTCTAGCTGACCTAGATGATTTCTTTAGTGACACCTCTCCCACCCCCACCCTCACCGACCACCCCCAGATGAGTCCAGAAGAACCCGAAGATTTAGGCTTCTTGGACGAGGGAGAATTTGCCGACCTATTCGGAGATGCTGGCAGTGATGATTTAGAAAGTTTAGTCCTAGATGAAGACCTCAGCCCAGAGGGTATTGATGATTTAGAAGCCCTGCTTCATGATAGTTCCCCCAGTCAAGATTTCCCCTCCTTCCAAGTCACACCCGATGACAGCAGTAGTTCGGCCCATCTCACGGGTCTGGAGTCCATTGAAGCCCTAGAACGGAGTCTAGAGATGGATTTAGAGAGTACCTTAACCGGAGAGGATGCCCTCGATAACCTTGATGATCTCTTTGGGGAAGAAGTAGAACTGACCCCCTCAGATCAGGACAATTTAGACCTAGCCGATGATCTTTTTGGCACAGACACCGACCTGTTAGGAGACAGTGAACAATTTCTTGAACCTGACCTGACCTTAGCAGAAGGACAGGAGCTTGATTCCTTAACCGACTTATTTGGGGAAGGGTTTGCCTTTGGGGAATCAACCCCCAGCGTCCCCACAACTCCAGAACCTGAACCCCCTTTATCTACCCCTGCACCATCGCCAGTGACTCTAGGGGAAGATGAAGATTTTAGTGATCTACTCGATATTTCCTCAGAATCAACCGCCCCTGAACGGAGTCTAACGGGGGAGAGGGAAGCGGCGGAAATCGAAGGCTTAGAATTGCTGGAGTCTGAGGAGGAGGACATAGAACTAGATGCCTTTAGTACCCTCATCCAAAGCACCGATCCCGGTTTTGATTTCAGTGATGCGAACATTCCCAGCGCTCAAGCCGTTGATGAGGAATTTAACGCCATCCTGAGCGGGGAAGACACGATGATTCAGGATATGGATGAGCTAGAAGCCTTCTTTAGCGGGAAAAATGCTCAAATTGGTATGACACCCAACTATCCCCCCACTCCTGAGCCGGCTAACCCGGTTTCTGAGCCAGAACAGAATGAGGAACTATTCGCTGAATTGGACGATGTAGAGCATGATCTAGAGGATCTGTTTGGGGATGCCCAAGACCTCGGACTGTCTGGAATGCCCGAGTCAGGTAATCATGGAAGGATCCGCGAATTGGGTCGAATGGGTGGGGATGAGAGTTTAGACCTTGATGATTTATTTGCCTCGGCTGAGTTAGGGGCAGAAGCGGGCTTAGAGGATGTGAGTGGTGAGGTGAAAGGGGTGGATGATCTTGAAGCCCTACTCAGTGGTATGCCCGAAGAATCCCCGGTGGAAGGGGTGGATGATCTTGAAGCCTTACTCAGTGGTATGCCCGAAGAATCCCCGGTGGAAGGGGTGGATGATCTCGAAGCCTTACTCAGTGGTATGCCCGAAGAATCCCCGGTGGAAGGGGTGGATGATCTCGAAGCCTTACTCAGTGGTATGCCCGAAGAATCCCCGGTGGAAGGGGTGGATGATCTCGAAGCCCTACTCAGTGGTATGCCCGAAGAATCTGTGATCGTTCCCCAACCTCAACAGCAATCTAAAGCCCCGGAAGCGACTCCCTCTACTGCTTCTAATGGTGAAATTAGCTACTATGAACCCCTAGAAGAGTTAGCCGACCTGTTGGAACAACCTCCCAGCGCGTTGGCGAAGCGTCTCGGAACGAAAAAGGATTTGCCGTTAGCCACAACATTGGCAGAATTGGAAACTCTGCTGGAACAGTCGCCTCACCCTCTAGAAGCTGCACCCCCGCCGCCAACGACCCGACCAACCTCAGAATCCCGTCCTGAAACGGATGATTTTAGTGATTTAGAAGAACTGTTAATTCAAACTCAACAACAGGCGGGGCCGCCGGGAGATGTCAAACGACGGACTCCGGCAACGCGACGCGCTAAGTCCTCGAAGGTAGAAGCCACCTTAAAGGTTCCGGTGCGCCAAATGGATAACCTCAATAACTTGATTGGGGAGTTGGTGGTGAATCGGAATAGTTTGGAGGGGGATGAGGAACGTCTGCGCCAGTTTTTGGAAAACTTGATGCACCAAGTCCAAAACTTGAGCGATGTGGGGGGACGAATGCAGGATCTCTATGAACGCTCGCTGTTAGAGGATGCTTTGTTGCGCAGTCGTCGGGAATACCGCGCCCAACATAAGCATGAGGTGGTGATTCCGGGGGCGGCCCCCATTACGGTGGAACATGAGAATGATTACGACTCCTTGGAAATGGATAGTTTCACCAAGTTTCACGAATTGGCTCAGGAGATGATTGAGTTAATCGTCCGGGTACGGGAGTCGGCTTCGGATATTCAGTTTTTGGTGGATGATATTGACCAAGTGGCGCGAACGTTGCGACAGGTGACTTCTCAGTTACAGGAGGGCTTAACCAAGTCGCGGATGGTGTCGTTTGGTAATACGGCGAACCGTCTACCCTTGGCGGTGCGGCGGATTGCGCCCCAGTTGGGCAAGGAAGCGACGTTACAACTGGAGGGTCAGGAAACGTTAATCGATAAGATGATTTTGGAGCATTTATCGGATCCTTTGACCCATTTGGTGAATAATGCGTTGACTCACGGGATTGAGTCGCCCGAGGAACGACGACGGGCGGGGAAACCTCCGTCGGGACTGGTGAAGGTGAGCGCGCTGCAACAAGGGAATCAGACGGTGATTGCGGTGAGTGATGATGGGGCGGGGATTAATAGCGATCGCGTCAAAGCTAAAGCTATCCAAAAAGGCTTGATTACCCCCGGCCAAGCTCAACAGCTTTCGGAGTTGGATGTTTATGATCTACTGTTCCATCCGGGGTTTAGTACGAAGGATCAGGCGGATAATTTCGCCGGACGGGGGGTTGGTTTGGATGTGGTGCGTACCAGTATTAATGAGATTCGAGGCAGTGTAAGCATTGATTCTAAACCGGGACGGGGGACGACGTTCACCATTCGTTTACCCCTGACGTTGAGTATTTGTAAGGCGCTGTGTTGTATTAGTGAAAATGCTTCCATTGCCTTCCCCTTGGATGGGGTGGAAGATATGCTAGACCTGCCCCAAAATAATATTCAACGCAATGCTAAGGGGCAGTTGTCGATTAAGTGGCGAGATACGACGCTGCAATATATGCACCTTTCGGAATTGTTGTCTTTTAACCGCCGTTTGGGACGGGCGAATCTCTACGCGGGGCGACGGGATGACAATATGATTTCGGTGGTGATTCTGCGCAGTACGAGTAATTATGTGGCTGTAGGGGTGGATCAGGTGTTGGGGGAACAGGAGATTGTAATTAAACAACTCTTGGGCCCGATTCCCAAACCGGCGGGGATTGCGGGGGCGACGGTACAGGGGGATGGCCGCATTATGGCGATCGCGGATGTGCTGGAATTAATCGAAATTGCCGAGGGTCGCATTCGCAAGGATATGAGTGCGGGAATGTGGCAAACTCCGCCCGCCATCCGAGCGCAGGAAGAAAGCCAAATTCAACGGGAGCCGGTGGTGTTGATTGTAGACGACTCGATCACGGTTCGGGAGTTGTTGTCCTTGACTTTTGCGAAGGCCGGGTATCGGGTGGAACAGGCGAGAGATGGTCAAGATGCTTGGGAAAAACTGCGTTCGGGTCTTCCCTGCGATATTGTGTTCTGTGACATCGAAATGCCGAGGGTAGACGGGTTAGAACTGTTAAGCCGTCTGCAAAAAGATGAGGTTTTGGCGGAGTTACCTATTGCCATGTTGACCTCTCGGGGGGCTGAACGTCACCGGAAAATGGCGGCGGAGTTGGGGGCCTGTGGCTATTTCACGAAGCCCTATTTAGAGGAGGTGCTGTTAGATGCGGCGCAACGGATGATGACGGGGGATGTGTTGTTGGCCGGAAGTTCCCGTAAACCGCGCATTAAGGAAACTCCTACTCTTGTTCAAATGCCTATGGAGACTGCCGGGGTAGCACGGGGAACGACCCTGCCAGCAACTCCCAATCCCCATGACAGCCATCCTCCGACGGTGTTAATTGTGGATGATTCGGTGACGGTGCGATCGCTTTTATCCATCACGTTTGAAAAGGCTGGGTATGAGGTGGAACAAGCGCGGGATGGCAAGGAAGCCTGGGATAAACTCCAAGGCGGTATCCGGCCGGATTTAGCCCTGTTAGACATTGAAATGCCCCGCATGGATGGTTTAGAACTGTTGGGCAAAATCCAAGGCGACAGCGAATTAGGGGCTATTCCTGTGGCCATGTTGACCTCCCGGGGTGCCGAACGCCATCGTAAGGTAGCGGCGGAACGGGGGGCGAGTGGGTATTTCACCAAGCCCTATGTAGAACAGGAATTATTACAGGCCGCCGAACGGATTCGGGCGGGGGAGGTGTTGTTACCCAATAGTATCCGCACCCCCGGCCGCACAACGGGGGGAAGCACTGCCCCACCGGAAGCCCCTGTTACGCCTCCTCCTCCCCCAGAGACGGAAGAACCCAGTTTTAGCTTAGAGGAATTGTTCCCACCGGAAGAGGTCCCACGTCCTCCTAGTCCTGGTCCGGTGAAGGTGCAACATTCGGGGCAGCCGAGGGTTTTGATTATTGATGATTCGGTAACGGTGCGATCGCTTTTATCCATGACTTTTGAGAAAGCAGGCTATGAAGTCGAACAAGCGCGGGATGGTCAAGATGCCTTGAAAAAACTCAAAGCGGGGTTAAATCCTGATATTACATTCTGTGACATTGAGATGCCGAAAATGGACGGGTTAAAGTTACTGTCGGAACTGAAAAATGACCCCGAATTATCGAAAGTTCCCGTAGCCATGTTAACCTCACGGGGGGCGCGCAAACACCGCCAAATCGCGGCGGAACGGGGAGCCAGAGGGTATTTTACCAAGCCCTATGTCGATGACATTTTACTGGATGCCGCCCAGCGCATGATTAACGGGGAGATCTTGTTAGAACTTGAACCCTAA